In Fluviicola taffensis DSM 16823, the following are encoded in one genomic region:
- a CDS encoding T9SS type A sorting domain-containing protein, protein MKNFLLSSILVFVSQFSFSQLMRSEVYDFSIGNYYGIVIKSNAPSSGIQSPIISGYQMFHILTKELSVTGDSVTYSAQRQTYIPALPNGSGGATPPSYSIDTFTFMHKQLNTTYSPEIWDHVFGNTATHFWDSDTNECYNSLDVLIPSPWCFNNSGQANHFGMHIDNGDSCSLEPLISDYYAYSHAGGPYGGKQRPGDPTEFAILYELFYVVHDGVECGQFPDFFLGTSELSVPTIMIYPNPVSNVLNLEGLKIQSNARICELNGAILAHEIPVVDNQIDIEFLQPGFYLLYLQSENGASFVQRFTKL, encoded by the coding sequence ATGAAAAACTTTTTATTAAGTTCCATCCTTGTCTTTGTCTCTCAATTTAGCTTTTCGCAATTGATGCGTAGTGAAGTATATGATTTTTCTATAGGGAATTACTATGGGATAGTTATAAAATCGAATGCCCCTTCTAGCGGTATACAATCGCCAATTATATCAGGTTATCAAATGTTTCATATCCTTACGAAAGAACTTTCTGTTACTGGTGATTCAGTTACCTATTCAGCTCAAAGACAAACGTATATTCCAGCGCTGCCAAATGGATCGGGTGGAGCTACTCCTCCCAGTTATTCAATAGATACTTTCACATTTATGCATAAGCAGTTAAATACAACATATTCCCCAGAAATTTGGGATCATGTTTTTGGAAATACAGCAACCCATTTTTGGGATAGCGACACCAATGAATGTTATAATTCACTTGATGTGTTAATTCCTTCACCTTGGTGTTTCAATAATTCTGGTCAGGCCAATCATTTTGGAATGCACATCGATAATGGGGATTCTTGTAGCCTTGAGCCGCTGATATCTGATTACTATGCTTATTCTCATGCAGGCGGCCCTTATGGAGGGAAACAACGTCCTGGAGATCCTACAGAATTCGCTATTTTGTATGAGTTATTTTATGTGGTTCATGATGGCGTGGAATGTGGACAATTTCCAGATTTCTTTTTAGGTACCTCTGAACTTTCTGTTCCGACTATTATGATTTATCCAAATCCAGTCTCCAATGTGTTGAATCTGGAAGGTTTAAAGATTCAATCGAATGCTCGTATTTGTGAGTTGAATGGAGCAATTTTAGCTCATGAAATTCCAGTGGTTGATAACCAAATAGATATTGAGTTTTTGCAACCTGGATTTTACTTGCTTTATCTTCAGAGTGAGAATGGGGCGTCGTTTGTTCAACGATTTACTAAACTGTAA
- a CDS encoding alpha-L-fucosidase produces MQVYKVFISGVFLFFFGGSYSQINGIHPISNDYQKPTDSLVLQKLEKWQDQKFGIIIHWGLYAVPGMIESWSICSEDWITRDTNSSYDEYKKWYFGLKDSLNPTKFNPEKWAEISKKAGMKYLVFTTKHHDGFCMFDTKQTDFSIAHGPFASNPKSDVLKHVFSAYRDQGFMIGAYFSKPDWHNENYWWPLYATPDRNNNYDTRKYPWRWQQFEDYTFKQIQEIATGYGGVDILWLDGGWVRPKNTIDDEVLMWGMPIPQWDQELDIAKIAKMARTNQPGMIVVDRTVQGPYENYQTPEHTIPEKRIDNPWETCMPLGNDWGYVPNNNLKSADRVIQTLVEVVAKGGNLLLGVGPKPDGTFPVDVEERLVEIGKWLDVNGEAIYGTRSMFHYQEDKVFFAQSKDEKTAYLFIPSDLALRKVTWTINLPKKGAKLIFIPTGEVIPYKILDQEVELTLSQKWLQANKNNPVWVFKFELATE; encoded by the coding sequence ATGCAAGTATATAAAGTTTTTATTTCAGGAGTTTTCCTCTTTTTTTTCGGAGGCTCATATTCCCAAATCAATGGAATTCATCCTATTTCAAACGATTACCAAAAACCGACTGACAGCTTGGTTCTCCAAAAGCTTGAAAAATGGCAAGATCAGAAATTTGGAATCATTATTCATTGGGGCTTATATGCCGTTCCAGGAATGATTGAATCGTGGTCTATCTGTTCGGAAGACTGGATTACCAGAGATACAAATTCTTCTTACGACGAGTACAAAAAATGGTATTTTGGACTAAAAGACTCATTAAATCCAACCAAGTTTAATCCAGAGAAATGGGCTGAAATATCGAAAAAAGCAGGAATGAAATACTTGGTTTTCACTACAAAACACCACGATGGTTTTTGCATGTTTGATACCAAACAAACGGATTTTAGTATTGCTCATGGACCTTTTGCATCTAATCCGAAATCAGATGTGTTGAAACACGTTTTTTCGGCTTATCGTGATCAGGGATTTATGATTGGAGCTTATTTTTCGAAGCCTGATTGGCACAATGAAAATTACTGGTGGCCGTTGTATGCAACTCCAGATCGAAATAATAATTACGATACAAGAAAATATCCATGGCGTTGGCAGCAGTTTGAGGATTACACCTTCAAGCAAATTCAGGAAATCGCTACTGGTTATGGAGGAGTAGATATTTTGTGGTTAGATGGTGGCTGGGTGAGACCAAAGAACACCATTGACGATGAAGTTTTGATGTGGGGTATGCCTATTCCGCAATGGGATCAGGAATTAGATATTGCGAAAATAGCGAAGATGGCCCGAACAAATCAACCAGGAATGATTGTGGTTGACAGAACTGTTCAAGGACCGTATGAAAATTATCAAACTCCTGAGCATACAATTCCTGAGAAACGAATCGATAATCCGTGGGAAACATGTATGCCATTGGGAAATGATTGGGGATATGTTCCGAATAACAACTTAAAATCCGCAGACCGTGTAATCCAGACTTTGGTAGAAGTGGTTGCAAAAGGTGGAAACCTGCTTTTAGGTGTTGGTCCAAAACCAGATGGGACTTTTCCTGTCGATGTGGAAGAGCGATTAGTAGAAATTGGAAAGTGGCTGGATGTGAATGGAGAAGCGATTTATGGAACCCGAAGTATGTTTCATTACCAAGAAGACAAGGTCTTTTTTGCGCAATCAAAAGATGAGAAAACGGCTTATTTGTTCATTCCTTCAGATTTGGCTTTGCGCAAAGTCACTTGGACGATTAATCTTCCTAAAAAAGGAGCCAAGTTGATTTTTATCCCAACAGGAGAAGTCATTCCGTACAAAATTCTAGATCAGGAAGTCGAATTAACCTTATCACAAAAATGGCTTCAAGCAAACAAGAATAATCCAGTTTGGGTCTTCAAATTCGAGTTGGCTACTGAATAG
- a CDS encoding alkene reductase: MKIELLFEPYSFGDNSLSNRFVMAPMTRSRASQPGDVPNALMAEYYQQRASAGLIITEATQVSLQGMGYAKTPGIYSIEQVEGWKLTTAAVHEKQSKIFLQLWHVGRVSSSKVNGLQPIAPSAVIAKNTSVYIFDGAPNGDATFVPVEEPREMTTEDIKNVISEFAQGAKNAMEAGFDGVEIHGANGYLIDQFLRSKSNLRNDEYGGSKENRIRILVEITKAVVEAVGKEKTGVRLSPFIQFKDMEDPEILETIMLAAEELNKLDIAYLHLCEADWDDAPSVPGDFRKELRSKFKNTIIATGNKTPEEGEQLIAEKLVDLIGFGRKFLTNPDYPERVKTNSKLNEISDNHTLFGGGDARGYTDYPAMI; the protein is encoded by the coding sequence ATGAAAATCGAACTTTTATTTGAACCATATTCTTTCGGAGATAATTCCTTAAGCAATCGGTTTGTAATGGCTCCAATGACGAGGTCTAGAGCTTCTCAGCCAGGAGATGTTCCCAATGCTTTGATGGCAGAATATTACCAACAACGGGCTAGTGCTGGACTAATAATTACAGAAGCAACCCAAGTTTCTCTTCAAGGAATGGGTTATGCAAAAACACCAGGTATTTATTCGATAGAACAAGTTGAAGGTTGGAAATTGACAACAGCAGCAGTTCATGAAAAGCAAAGTAAAATTTTTCTACAATTGTGGCATGTTGGAAGAGTGAGTAGTTCTAAAGTAAATGGATTACAACCAATAGCTCCATCTGCAGTAATTGCAAAAAACACTTCGGTGTATATTTTTGATGGAGCCCCCAACGGTGATGCAACTTTTGTTCCTGTTGAAGAACCGCGTGAAATGACAACTGAAGATATTAAAAATGTGATTTCAGAGTTTGCTCAAGGAGCTAAAAATGCAATGGAAGCTGGTTTTGATGGTGTAGAAATTCACGGTGCAAATGGCTATTTGATTGACCAGTTTTTGCGAAGCAAGTCCAATCTTCGAAATGACGAATATGGTGGTTCCAAAGAAAATAGAATTCGAATATTGGTTGAAATCACGAAGGCTGTTGTAGAAGCTGTAGGGAAAGAAAAAACGGGAGTTCGTTTATCGCCTTTCATTCAATTCAAAGACATGGAAGATCCTGAGATTTTGGAAACAATAATGCTCGCAGCGGAGGAATTGAATAAATTGGATATTGCTTATTTGCATTTGTGTGAAGCAGATTGGGATGATGCACCAAGTGTTCCTGGAGATTTTAGAAAGGAATTGCGTTCCAAATTTAAAAACACCATCATTGCAACTGGAAATAAAACTCCTGAAGAAGGAGAACAATTAATAGCAGAAAAGTTAGTCGATTTAATTGGTTTTGGACGAAAATTCCTAACCAACCCTGATTATCCAGAGCGCGTAAAAACCAATTCCAAGCTCAATGAGATTTCAGACAATCATACCTTATTTGGTGGCGGAGATGCCAGAGGATATACAGATTATCCTGCAATGATCTGA
- a CDS encoding DUF6526 family protein — translation MAVQNKSNHRRLSPMYHGVLLLMVLSAIVISLYSFIKAISNSEELLLPLLLVIHSFVFLILMLLSRTFALKAQDRAIRAEESLRHFILTGKPINPKLRLGQIIALRFASDEELIELTEKTITENLNQNQIKGLINNWKADTHRV, via the coding sequence ATGGCTGTTCAAAACAAATCCAATCACAGAAGATTGTCACCAATGTATCATGGAGTTCTATTATTAATGGTTTTATCAGCGATAGTTATTTCGTTGTATTCTTTTATAAAAGCAATTTCTAATTCAGAGGAGCTACTTCTTCCACTTTTGTTGGTAATTCATTCATTTGTTTTTCTTATTTTAATGTTACTATCTCGAACATTTGCTTTGAAAGCACAAGATAGAGCCATTCGGGCGGAGGAAAGTTTACGCCATTTCATTCTTACAGGAAAACCCATAAATCCAAAATTGCGATTGGGTCAAATCATTGCATTGCGTTTTGCCTCAGATGAAGAATTAATCGAATTGACTGAAAAAACGATTACTGAAAATTTGAATCAAAACCAAATTAAGGGACTTATCAATAACTGGAAGGCTGATACACATCGGGTGTAA
- a CDS encoding zinc-binding alcohol dehydrogenase family protein, with amino-acid sequence MKAIGITSSLPISEQDSFLQVELEKPTPTGRELLVKINAVSVNPVDFKIRESSLKGKVSDTPKILGWDAAGIVEEVGDKTSLFRVGDLVYYAGDITKQGSNAEYQVIDERIVGMKPTSLSDAEAAAMPLTTLTAWEILFDRIRISSEKDKGKSILIIGGAGGVGSIAIQLAKKVAGLTVLATASRPESIAWCKEQGADFVVNHKDLVNEVRNTGFQYVDFIVDFVDTNSYWDLMAELIKPQGHIASITGSSAPVVLNKLKTKSASFSWEFMFTRSSFQTEDIVNQHHILNSVSELIDQGVIKHTLNETIQGLTVDSFKQAHTKLESGKTIGKIAITF; translated from the coding sequence ATGAAAGCAATTGGAATTACGAGTTCATTACCTATTAGCGAACAAGACAGTTTTCTACAAGTTGAATTAGAAAAACCAACTCCTACGGGACGCGAATTGTTGGTAAAAATAAATGCCGTATCGGTAAATCCGGTAGATTTTAAAATTAGAGAATCTAGTTTGAAGGGAAAAGTTTCTGATACACCTAAAATTTTGGGCTGGGACGCTGCTGGAATTGTAGAAGAAGTAGGCGATAAAACCTCTCTTTTTAGAGTAGGAGATTTGGTTTATTATGCTGGAGATATCACCAAACAAGGAAGCAATGCCGAATATCAAGTAATTGATGAACGAATTGTTGGAATGAAACCAACTTCACTGAGCGATGCTGAAGCTGCGGCTATGCCCTTAACAACATTAACAGCTTGGGAAATTCTCTTTGATCGCATTCGAATTAGTTCTGAGAAAGATAAAGGAAAAAGTATATTAATCATTGGTGGAGCTGGTGGTGTAGGATCAATCGCCATTCAATTAGCTAAAAAAGTAGCTGGATTAACCGTTCTTGCTACAGCTTCAAGACCCGAATCGATTGCTTGGTGCAAAGAGCAAGGAGCCGATTTTGTAGTGAATCACAAAGACTTGGTCAACGAAGTTAGAAATACTGGTTTTCAGTATGTCGATTTCATTGTGGATTTTGTAGACACAAATAGTTATTGGGATTTGATGGCTGAATTAATAAAGCCTCAAGGTCATATTGCATCAATAACTGGAAGTTCAGCGCCTGTAGTTTTGAATAAATTGAAAACCAAAAGTGCTTCTTTTTCCTGGGAATTTATGTTTACACGCTCTTCTTTTCAAACAGAAGATATCGTGAATCAACATCATATTCTCAACAGTGTATCCGAATTAATCGATCAGGGAGTGATAAAACACACCTTAAATGAGACGATTCAAGGATTAACTGTAGATTCCTTTAAACAGGCACACACCAAGCTAGAAAGCGGTAAAACAATTGGAAAAATTGCCATTACTTTTTAA
- a CDS encoding beta-glucosidase, with the protein MKYFLCFLLLIPITNTFGQLYKDSTQSVDVRVKDLLSRMTPEEKFWQVFMIPSDGDTTNEKLKHGIFGLQISAGSGGDAGGQLLNYNTTENATILAKKVNRLQAYFVTQTRLGIPIIPFDEALHGLVRHGATAFPQAIGLAATWDTTLIHQVATQIALECKMRGIRQILSPVVNLATDVRWGRTEETYGEDPFLTSEIGLAFIRSFEQQGIITTPKHFIANVGDGGRDSYPIHLSEWYLEQSHLIPFKRIIREGGARSIMTAYNSLNGTACSSNDWLLNQKLKKQWGFKGFVISDANAVGGEVVLHNTASSYAESGAHAINGGLDVIFQTDYNHAALFYPAFQSGLVDSNRLNDAVSRVLRAKFELGLFEKPYITIPKSSNSISSQGKKLSQQAAEKSFVLLKNKNQVLPLNPSVHKIALFGMDASQPRLGGYSGPGNNPLSILDGLKAIAGDSIQITYQETVSYSDTLFTPIYDKYLENETGNGLIGLYFDNVNFTGNPVLSRTDSQIDFNWTLYGPSNELENHFYSVKWTGNLIAPESGKIDIGLEGNDGYRLYLNDKIVIDRWEKTSYHQDLIPIDFVKGKKYPIRIEFKEPKGNGKIRLIWNYSINSSFDSELKKAIKATKKADVAVIVVGIHEGEFQDRASLRLPGNQERLIQELHKTGKPMIVLLVGGSAITMDEWISDADAIVSLWYPGEAGGLAVANLLTGKINPAGRLPITFPISEAQLPLTYNHLPTGRSDDYYNLSGEPLFPFGYGLSYTQFSYSDLKLAENNITKDESVDLSFKLTNTGKRAGEEVVQLYIKSKGSAQAQPIIALKGFQRISLNSKESKIIHFTLNPQLFTHISPDLKEIIESGNYELLIGSSSRDLQLKAVLTIQ; encoded by the coding sequence ATGAAGTATTTCCTCTGTTTTCTTTTACTAATTCCGATTACAAATACATTTGGGCAACTTTACAAGGATTCAACTCAATCCGTTGATGTACGTGTAAAAGACTTGTTGAGCAGAATGACACCCGAAGAAAAATTCTGGCAAGTATTCATGATTCCGTCAGATGGCGACACTACGAACGAAAAACTGAAACACGGAATTTTTGGTTTGCAAATAAGCGCAGGTTCAGGAGGTGATGCAGGAGGACAATTACTCAATTACAACACCACTGAAAATGCAACTATTCTAGCCAAGAAAGTAAATCGCCTACAAGCATATTTTGTTACACAAACACGATTAGGAATTCCGATTATTCCATTTGATGAAGCTTTGCATGGACTTGTTCGACATGGAGCTACTGCATTCCCGCAAGCAATCGGATTGGCAGCAACTTGGGACACAACGCTCATTCATCAAGTAGCAACACAGATTGCACTAGAATGCAAAATGCGTGGAATCCGACAGATTCTTTCTCCAGTTGTAAATCTCGCAACCGATGTTCGTTGGGGAAGAACAGAAGAAACTTATGGGGAAGATCCTTTTTTGACCAGTGAAATTGGATTGGCTTTTATTCGATCATTTGAACAACAAGGAATTATTACCACCCCAAAACATTTCATCGCGAATGTGGGTGATGGTGGACGAGACAGTTATCCGATTCATCTGAGTGAGTGGTATTTGGAACAAAGTCATCTGATTCCATTCAAACGAATTATTCGTGAAGGTGGTGCTCGTTCAATAATGACAGCCTACAACTCTCTAAACGGAACAGCTTGCTCATCAAATGATTGGCTCTTGAACCAAAAACTAAAGAAACAATGGGGTTTTAAAGGTTTTGTGATTTCGGATGCAAATGCTGTGGGTGGTGAAGTTGTTTTGCACAATACAGCTTCTTCTTATGCTGAAAGTGGCGCGCATGCCATCAATGGTGGATTGGATGTCATTTTCCAAACGGATTACAATCATGCGGCACTCTTTTATCCTGCATTTCAATCGGGATTGGTGGATAGCAATCGATTAAACGATGCTGTTTCAAGAGTATTACGCGCCAAATTTGAATTGGGGTTGTTTGAAAAACCATACATCACGATCCCAAAATCATCGAATTCAATTTCATCTCAAGGAAAGAAGCTTTCTCAACAAGCTGCCGAAAAATCGTTTGTACTCTTAAAAAACAAAAATCAGGTATTGCCCTTGAATCCGTCTGTTCACAAAATTGCTCTTTTCGGAATGGATGCAAGTCAACCAAGATTGGGTGGATACAGCGGCCCTGGAAATAACCCTTTAAGTATTTTGGACGGATTGAAAGCAATTGCAGGAGATTCCATTCAAATCACTTATCAAGAAACCGTTAGTTATTCCGACACACTTTTCACGCCTATTTACGACAAGTATTTGGAAAATGAAACTGGAAACGGATTGATTGGTTTGTATTTCGACAATGTGAATTTCACTGGAAATCCTGTGCTTTCCCGAACTGATTCACAAATCGATTTTAACTGGACACTTTATGGGCCTTCCAACGAATTGGAGAATCATTTCTACTCGGTAAAATGGACTGGAAATCTAATTGCCCCAGAATCTGGAAAGATAGATATCGGATTGGAAGGAAATGATGGTTACCGACTTTATTTGAATGACAAAATTGTAATCGATCGTTGGGAAAAGACTAGTTACCACCAAGATTTAATTCCGATTGATTTTGTGAAAGGGAAAAAGTATCCGATTCGTATTGAATTCAAAGAGCCAAAAGGCAATGGAAAGATTCGTCTGATTTGGAATTATTCGATCAACAGCTCCTTCGATTCAGAGCTGAAAAAAGCGATTAAAGCTACTAAAAAAGCAGATGTAGCAGTTATAGTAGTGGGGATTCATGAAGGCGAATTTCAAGACAGAGCTTCATTGCGTTTGCCAGGAAATCAAGAACGATTAATCCAAGAATTACACAAAACAGGAAAACCCATGATTGTTTTATTGGTTGGTGGAAGTGCTATCACGATGGATGAGTGGATTTCAGATGCAGATGCGATTGTGAGTTTGTGGTATCCTGGAGAAGCTGGCGGTTTAGCAGTTGCAAATTTGTTAACTGGAAAAATAAATCCTGCAGGAAGATTACCAATTACGTTTCCCATTTCTGAGGCACAGCTTCCATTGACTTACAATCATTTACCAACAGGTCGAAGCGATGATTATTACAATTTGAGTGGCGAACCGCTTTTTCCATTCGGCTATGGTTTGAGTTATACCCAATTTTCCTATTCTGATTTGAAACTGGCTGAAAATAACATTACCAAAGATGAATCCGTTGATCTTTCTTTCAAATTGACAAATACTGGAAAACGAGCTGGAGAAGAAGTAGTCCAATTGTACATTAAAAGCAAAGGAAGTGCGCAAGCTCAACCAATTATTGCACTCAAAGGTTTTCAGCGCATTTCTCTAAACTCAAAAGAAAGTAAAATTATTCACTTCACCCTGAATCCACAACTATTCACACATATTTCACCCGATTTAAAAGAAATCATTGAATCTGGAAATTATGAATTACTCATTGGCTCTTCTTCAAGAGATTTACAACTAAAAGCTGTTTTGACTATTCAGTAG
- a CDS encoding polysaccharide deacetylase family protein: MILRNSTLLMAILAIAISSCSSNSNDTEKKSKNQKSYWPNDARLVISFSMQFETGGQPAGAESPFSESPLPAGAPDLPAESWYRYGANEGVYRMLDLWKKHGIHVTSHVVGAAALRYPEVAKAIANGGHEIAAHGFAWGNQWDMSYADELAFVKKGVDTVQAITGQKGIGYNCNWLRRSPNTLKVLQDLGFLYHIDDLSRDEPFVTKVRGKNFVIIPYTLRNNDIVNVEGKQWSPDQFLAQLKAEFDQLYAEGASKRRMMSVSLHDRIGGTPAMVHVVEEFIQYAKKKQGVVFMRKDEIAKLVQNDPNTPVDNSEAKYNN, encoded by the coding sequence ATGATATTACGAAATTCAACACTATTAATGGCAATTCTGGCAATCGCCATTTCTTCTTGCAGTTCTAACTCGAATGACACAGAAAAAAAATCAAAAAATCAAAAAAGTTATTGGCCAAATGATGCGCGTTTGGTGATTTCTTTTTCGATGCAATTTGAAACAGGAGGTCAGCCAGCTGGAGCAGAAAGTCCTTTTTCAGAAAGTCCATTACCTGCTGGAGCTCCAGATTTACCCGCTGAAAGTTGGTACAGATATGGCGCAAATGAAGGTGTATACCGCATGCTTGATTTGTGGAAAAAACATGGGATTCATGTCACTTCTCATGTTGTTGGTGCCGCTGCTTTGCGTTATCCTGAAGTAGCTAAAGCAATTGCAAATGGCGGACATGAAATTGCTGCTCACGGCTTTGCTTGGGGAAATCAATGGGATATGTCTTATGCGGATGAGTTGGCTTTCGTCAAAAAAGGAGTTGATACTGTACAAGCGATTACTGGTCAAAAAGGTATTGGTTACAATTGCAATTGGTTGAGAAGAAGTCCAAATACGTTGAAAGTATTGCAGGATTTGGGATTTTTATATCACATAGATGATTTGAGTCGCGATGAGCCTTTTGTGACGAAAGTGAGAGGGAAGAATTTTGTGATTATTCCATATACCCTCAGAAATAATGATATCGTAAATGTGGAAGGAAAACAATGGAGTCCGGATCAATTTTTAGCGCAATTAAAAGCAGAATTTGATCAATTGTATGCTGAAGGTGCTTCTAAAAGAAGAATGATGAGTGTGAGTTTACACGACCGAATTGGTGGAACTCCTGCTATGGTTCATGTGGTAGAGGAATTCATTCAATATGCAAAAAAGAAACAAGGTGTTGTTTTCATGAGAAAAGATGAAATTGCTAAATTGGTTCAAAATGATCCAAATACGCCCGTTGATAATTCAGAAGCTAAATACAATAATTAA
- a CDS encoding AraC family transcriptional regulator, with protein sequence MKRLFSTQSLNIFQVELEKWPHAVHTHNFYELILIQEGSGFHMVNDVTFPYKKDDIFLLTPHDYHQFEIQEKTLFTYLKFTEALLDEKNDLLTPNQQSKKTKELLLLARNQTQCIVKSSSDKQFIHLLCRQLLVEFKAPTRFSKQISSELFGAILLVVLRNVVPLSTENFPAYEETAIDRLLYYIRSEIGNSEKISQKALAEFLKMSPNYIGIFVKKHTGNSLQSMITETRLKTAEKLLTQSSISIKEIAVRVGFNDSSHMNKLFQKYRGKNPKSYREKEL encoded by the coding sequence ATGAAACGTTTGTTTAGTACCCAATCATTAAATATCTTTCAAGTAGAACTGGAAAAATGGCCACATGCGGTTCACACGCACAATTTCTATGAATTGATATTGATCCAAGAGGGCAGTGGTTTTCACATGGTAAATGATGTTACATTTCCTTACAAAAAGGATGATATTTTTCTCCTCACACCTCATGACTATCATCAATTTGAAATCCAAGAAAAAACGCTTTTCACTTATCTGAAATTTACAGAAGCATTACTAGATGAGAAGAATGACTTGCTTACTCCAAATCAACAATCAAAAAAAACAAAAGAACTATTGCTTTTAGCTCGGAATCAAACGCAGTGTATTGTTAAATCTTCTAGCGACAAGCAGTTTATTCATCTTTTATGCCGTCAACTTTTAGTAGAATTCAAAGCTCCTACTCGTTTTTCAAAACAAATATCGAGTGAACTTTTTGGAGCAATCTTACTAGTGGTTCTTAGAAACGTAGTTCCATTGTCAACGGAAAATTTTCCAGCTTATGAAGAAACTGCTATTGATCGCTTGCTTTATTACATCAGAAGTGAGATTGGCAACTCTGAAAAAATTTCTCAAAAAGCATTGGCCGAATTCTTGAAGATGTCGCCAAATTACATTGGAATTTTTGTAAAAAAACACACTGGAAATTCGCTCCAATCAATGATTACAGAAACACGATTGAAAACTGCGGAAAAACTCTTAACACAAAGTAGTATATCGATCAAAGAAATTGCTGTGAGGGTAGGATTTAATGATTCAAGTCACATGAATAAATTGTTTCAAAAATACCGAGGTAAAAATCCGAAAAGCTACCGAGAAAAAGAACTGTAA
- a CDS encoding 3-oxoacyl-ACP synthase III family protein, giving the protein MKSVITGVGRYIPTIVKTNADFALHKFYDENQEPIPLNPEVIARKFESITGIEERRYTTSDLNCSDMATIAAEDAIQDAACDRETIDQIIVAHNFGDVIKHTIQTDMIPSIASRVKHSLGIKNPNCVAYDIIFGCPGWLQGLIQAHAFMQAGMAKKCLVIGAEALSRVLDQHDRDSMIFSDGAGATIVEIQDSNSGILSFSAQSHCEDEVTYLNLGKSNFPESDPRIRYVKMKGRKVYEYAIKNVPLAMKDCLDKANVSITDVKKIFIHQANEKLDEAIVRELFKLYEVSEMPEHLMPMNIHKLGNSSVATIPTLLSMVKREEMNGYTISEGDIVLFASVGAGMNINAVCYRV; this is encoded by the coding sequence ATGAAAAGTGTAATTACAGGTGTCGGAAGATATATCCCGACGATTGTCAAAACAAATGCTGACTTCGCCCTTCATAAATTCTATGACGAAAATCAAGAACCTATTCCTTTGAATCCGGAAGTTATTGCACGTAAATTTGAATCCATTACTGGGATTGAAGAAAGAAGATATACCACTTCCGATTTGAATTGCTCCGATATGGCAACCATTGCTGCTGAAGATGCGATACAAGATGCTGCTTGTGATAGAGAAACCATTGATCAAATTATCGTGGCTCACAATTTTGGTGATGTGATCAAGCATACGATTCAAACAGATATGATTCCATCCATTGCTTCCAGAGTAAAACATAGTTTAGGCATCAAAAACCCTAATTGTGTTGCCTACGATATCATTTTTGGTTGTCCAGGTTGGCTCCAAGGATTAATTCAAGCTCATGCATTTATGCAAGCAGGAATGGCAAAGAAATGTTTAGTGATTGGTGCGGAAGCATTGAGCCGCGTATTGGATCAGCATGACAGAGATAGCATGATTTTTTCCGATGGGGCAGGGGCGACCATTGTGGAGATTCAAGACTCCAATTCTGGGATTCTATCCTTTAGTGCTCAAAGTCATTGCGAAGATGAGGTCACTTACCTGAATTTAGGGAAATCAAACTTTCCTGAATCAGATCCGCGTATTCGGTATGTGAAGATGAAAGGTCGAAAAGTGTACGAATACGCAATCAAGAATGTGCCTTTAGCCATGAAAGATTGTTTGGACAAGGCAAACGTTTCGATTACAGATGTGAAGAAGATTTTCATTCATCAAGCCAATGAAAAGCTAGACGAAGCAATAGTTCGTGAATTATTCAAACTTTATGAAGTTTCAGAAATGCCAGAACATTTAATGCCCATGAATATTCACAAGTTGGGGAATAGTTCTGTTGCAACGATTCCTACTTTGTTAAGTATGGTGAAACGCGAAGAAATGAATGGATACACCATATCGGAAGGAGATATTGTGCTTTTTGCTTCTGTTGGAGCAGGAATGAATATCAATGCGGTTTGTTATAGGGTTTAA